A part of Paramisgurnus dabryanus chromosome 15, PD_genome_1.1, whole genome shotgun sequence genomic DNA contains:
- the dusp19a gene encoding dual specificity protein phosphatase 19 encodes MQSLAQEIKSFSKNNLRKQCTRVTTLSGRRIIETWKGSIVQVVEDTVQPATACGYVPDNSWDLQVGYIKPYLLFGSQDAAHDFGTLMKFKVTHILNVAYGVENAFPDMFIYKTLSILDLPDTDIISYIQECAQFIDQAKAEKGVVLVHCNSGVSRSVSVVIGYLMLREKQAFGDALALVKSARSASCPNPGFMEQLKNFRPQGATQANGLKHD; translated from the exons ATGCAGTCTCTTGCACaagaaataaaatcattttCCAAAAATAATTTGCGCAAACAATGCACCAGAGTGACGACTTTGAGCGGCAGGCGGATTATTGAAACATGGAAAGGATCAATTGTACAGGTGGTTGAGGATACAGTTCAGCCTGCAACAGCATGCGGATATGTTCCAGATAATAGCTGGGATCTTCAGGTTGGATATATTAAACCGTATCTGTTATTTG GTTCACAAGATGCTGCTCATGACTTTGGTACTTTGATGAAATTTAAG GTCACACATATATTAAATGTTGCATATGGTGTGGAAAATGCCTTTCCGGATATGTTCATCTATAAGACACTGAGCATACTGGATCTACCTGACACTGATATCATATCGTATATCCAGGAGTGTGCACAGTTTATAGACCAGGCTAAAGCTGAG AAAGGAGTTGTGCTGGTCCACTGCAATTCAGGAGTTTCACGTTCTGTGTCAGTTGTCATTGGATATCTGATGTTAAGGGAAAAGCAGGCATTTGGTGATGCGCTTGCTCTGGTGAAGTCAGCTCGCTCGGCCTCATGTCCAAACCCAGGTTTCATGGAACAGCTGAAAAACTTCAGACCACAAGGCGCTACACAAGCGAATGGTTTGAAACATGATTGA